From the Leptospira biflexa serovar Patoc strain 'Patoc 1 (Paris)' genome, one window contains:
- a CDS encoding cob(I)yrinic acid a,c-diamide adenosyltransferase, with product MKIYTKFGDGGQTYLASGKKVSKTDRRVDLYGTCDELNSTIGLALALSQKASLEKAFLDHLQMIQSFLFEIGSELAGYVPKESIDGTVVQALDVEGLEKEIDRLVSSLPEIKFFILPGGTEMASTLHIARTICRRLERDLLVYIESGGEIHNDLRIYINRLSDYLFVAARFVNLSLGHEETIWKSRTKSN from the coding sequence TTGAAAATCTACACCAAATTTGGCGATGGCGGACAAACGTATTTAGCATCTGGGAAAAAGGTATCCAAGACCGACAGGAGAGTGGATCTGTATGGAACTTGTGATGAATTGAATAGTACCATAGGACTTGCCTTAGCCTTGAGTCAAAAGGCATCTCTCGAAAAAGCATTTTTAGACCATTTGCAAATGATCCAAAGTTTTCTCTTTGAGATCGGATCGGAACTTGCGGGTTATGTGCCAAAAGAGTCCATAGATGGAACTGTGGTACAGGCTTTGGACGTGGAGGGGCTCGAGAAAGAGATTGACCGTTTGGTTTCGTCACTTCCTGAAATTAAATTCTTTATCTTACCAGGTGGTACTGAGATGGCGAGTACCTTACATATCGCTCGTACCATCTGCCGCCGTTTGGAAAGAGATTTACTCGTGTACATAGAATCGGGTGGTGAGATCCATAACGATTTAAGGATTTACATCAACCGATTGTCGGATTATTTATTTGTCGCAGCAAGGTTTGTGAATTTATCCCTAGGGCATGAGGAAACCATCTGGAAAAGCCGGACCAAATCAAATTAG
- a CDS encoding flagellin produces MIINHNISALVAKRALSNTSRDMDKSMEHLATGMRINRPGDDSLGFSVSEKLRSQIRALGQAERNTQDGMSFLQVTEGSLDQVNSILQRLRELSVQSANGIYSDEDRKLVQLEVSQLVEEVERIGTSAEFNKVKPLDGRFSRANKNPMTLQVGANGTEKIEVYINTMTSSSLKLKQAGNKLTLSTPNKASDSLQVLDDAISKVNRLRSDLGAYYNRLDLTLKSLSNNYVNMVSSESQIRDADMATEMVEYSKNQILTKSGVAMLAQANLRPESVVKLLTDRY; encoded by the coding sequence ATGATTATCAATCACAACATCAGTGCTCTCGTTGCAAAACGAGCGCTCTCAAACACCAGTCGAGACATGGACAAGTCCATGGAACACCTAGCTACGGGTATGCGAATCAACAGACCTGGGGATGATTCCCTGGGGTTTTCCGTATCCGAAAAACTTAGATCCCAAATCCGAGCACTTGGCCAAGCGGAGCGAAATACCCAGGATGGTATGTCGTTTTTACAAGTCACGGAAGGATCTTTGGACCAAGTAAACTCCATATTACAGAGGTTACGTGAACTTTCCGTACAATCAGCAAACGGAATCTATTCGGATGAAGACAGAAAACTTGTCCAATTAGAAGTATCCCAACTGGTTGAAGAAGTGGAACGGATCGGAACATCTGCGGAGTTTAATAAAGTTAAACCATTGGATGGTAGGTTTTCAAGGGCGAACAAAAATCCAATGACCTTACAAGTGGGTGCAAACGGAACAGAAAAAATTGAAGTCTACATCAATACGATGACAAGTTCTTCATTGAAACTGAAACAAGCTGGAAACAAGTTGACACTTTCAACTCCAAACAAAGCTTCCGATTCACTCCAGGTTTTGGATGATGCCATATCGAAAGTCAATCGACTTAGATCAGACTTAGGCGCCTATTATAACCGTTTGGATTTAACCTTAAAATCACTCAGTAACAACTATGTGAATATGGTTTCTTCTGAATCACAAATAAGAGACGCGGATATGGCAACGGAAATGGTGGAATACTCGAAAAACCAAATCCTAACCAAATCAGGTGTGGCCATGCTGGCACAAGCAAATCTCAGACCAGAATCAGTAGTAAAACTCCTCACGGACAGATACTAA
- a CDS encoding OmpA family protein, with translation MKQIISGILSLSLLSTISCGLSDNTKRLILSTSIGCGVGLALGAVYDESQRKKDTKNKKNDFQRQVKESLTMEKKKPQNKGKIIGLGAGCLAGLGTGFYLNTMYDNMAEEMKKQGITLTKSERGGETVALTATMDGGIAFEDGKADLKGKGKENVDKLAEALAAYPETKINITGHANRTGAEDLNLRLSQDRAVTAKDAIIENGVEGKRIGTVQGLGSSTPMKNVDPKDGSNRRVEVEIVPAS, from the coding sequence TTGAAACAAATCATCTCAGGAATTTTATCCCTATCATTACTATCCACAATTTCTTGTGGTCTATCAGACAACACGAAACGACTGATCCTAAGTACATCCATTGGATGTGGTGTTGGACTTGCGTTAGGTGCTGTTTATGACGAATCACAAAGAAAAAAAGACACTAAAAACAAAAAGAATGATTTCCAAAGACAAGTGAAAGAATCCTTGACGATGGAAAAAAAGAAACCACAAAACAAAGGTAAGATCATTGGTTTGGGCGCGGGTTGCCTTGCTGGTCTTGGAACTGGTTTTTATCTGAATACTATGTATGATAACATGGCAGAAGAGATGAAAAAACAAGGTATCACTCTGACTAAAAGTGAACGTGGTGGAGAAACAGTGGCACTCACGGCAACGATGGACGGTGGAATTGCCTTTGAAGATGGAAAAGCAGACCTCAAAGGGAAAGGAAAAGAAAACGTTGATAAGTTAGCGGAAGCTCTTGCGGCCTACCCTGAAACCAAAATCAATATCACTGGACATGCCAATCGAACTGGCGCAGAAGACCTAAACCTCAGACTTTCGCAAGACAGAGCTGTGACTGCAAAAGATGCCATCATTGAAAATGGAGTGGAAGGAAAACGAATTGGAACTGTCCAAGGACTTGGTTCCTCTACACCAATGAAAAACGTGGATCCTAAAGATGGATCGAACCGACGTGTGGAAGTAGAAATCGTTCCCGCTAGTTAA
- a CDS encoding YbaB/EbfC family nucleoid-associated protein, with the protein MFGGAGGNKFDMLKQMKKMRSQVKTMEKELAVLNFVGISKNKLLSITLDGKFQMKSIQIEDELLEKKDKNLLERSIQEAYTKALQDAQAGAAKQMQAMGGFPGLGM; encoded by the coding sequence ATGTTCGGTGGTGCTGGTGGAAACAAGTTTGATATGCTCAAGCAGATGAAAAAGATGCGCTCGCAGGTAAAAACCATGGAAAAGGAACTTGCGGTCTTAAATTTTGTAGGAATTTCTAAGAATAAACTTCTCTCCATCACTTTAGATGGAAAATTCCAGATGAAATCAATCCAAATCGAAGATGAACTTTTGGAAAAAAAGGATAAAAACCTTTTGGAACGATCCATCCAAGAAGCCTATACAAAAGCTTTACAAGATGCCCAAGCGGGAGCCGCAAAACAAATGCAAGCCATGGGTGGATTCCCTGGACTTGGAATGTAA